TGGAAGCCAGTTAAATATTAGGGCAAATAGTGATCAGGCAGAGAGTGTAATATTTGAGTTGGCAGGGGCTCAGACGCACAATATGACTGAAAATGTCTCGCCCTATGCTCTATTTGGTGATGATCAGGGTGATTTTAATCATTGGACCCCCGCAGTTGGAACTTACACCCTTACCGCAACACCTTATTCTCTGGATGATGGGGCAGGCACTGCCGGAACCAGTGCCTCAATTACATTTACTGTAAAGCAGAATGATGGAACCGATCCGACAGATCCAGACCCAGATCCAACAGATCCTCCGGGTCCAGTTGACCCGGATGATATCGGCCATAGTGAACATTGTACTGTTTCCGGTACGCTGGAAAAGTGGCACCGTATAACGATCACTTGTGATGATTTGTATGCATCAGAAAATGATGATGCTACGTTTACCGATTATCGATATAACGTGATATTTACACAAGGTGACTTGTCTTACACAGTGCCTGGACATTTCGCTGCTGATGGCAATTCAGCAAATACAGGTGCAACTGAAGGAACTAAGTGGCGTGCCTACTTTTCACCGCCAACTTCAGGTAAATGGTTCTTCGATATATCTATGAGACAAGGAAGCCAGGTTGCGGTTGATCTAGATACAAATGCAGGTAATGCTATTTCATTTGATGGTGAAAGTGGTTATTTCCCAGTATTACAATCCACAGCACCTGAGCTTGATATGAGGAGCAAGGGATTACTGGTACATAAAAAAGGAACCCGCTACTTGCAGCATCTGGGGGATAAGTCGGTATATATAGAAGGTGGAATGGATAGCCCTGAAAATATTTTTGGTTATTCAGGCTTTGATAATACAGAAAAACACTATAACGTAAATTCCTGCAAAGGCATATTACACAGTTTTGAGCCCCACCTTGGTGATTGGAATAATGGAGACCCTACCTGGAAAGATGGTAAAGGAAAAAGCCTTATTGGTTTAGTGAACTATATAGCTGAAAAAAATGTCAACGCAATTTATATCATGGCAAACACCGAGAGTGGTGATGGTTGCGATGCCCATCCTTGGACGGTATATGATGGTAACCATCGGGCTTTTGATGTCAGCAAATTAGACCAGTGGGAAGTCGCAATGGATCACATGACCAGTAAAGGCATGCTGATTCACTTTATGACCCAGGAAACAGAGAATAATAAAGTTCTGAATAACGGTAATTTAGGGCTTGAACGTAAACTATATTACCGGGAGATGATTTCCCGCTTTGGACATCACCCGGCGCTACAATGGAATATGGGTGAGGAGAGCACTCTTAGCCAAGAGCAACACAAGGCAATCGCTAAATATTTAAAGGATGTAGACCCCTACGATCATCCCACCCTGCTCCATACGTATGGTGGTCAATGGGATCAGCACTATCGGCCATTGTTGGGAAATAGTCATTTTGATGGACCGAGTATTCAAATTGATAATATTCCTAGCGATGCGAACCATCGCAATGCCCCTTATCAGATGAGTAGAAAGTGGCTGACTGAATCCCAGAATAATAACCATCTTTGGTATGTTACTTTCACTGAAGCTTCCGGCGGGCAAGCGCCTGTGCCCCATTCTGAGGTTACCCAAGTTCAGAGGGTCAACTGGATGTGGGGCAGTGTTATGGGAGGTGGTGCAGGATTTGAGTGGTATTTAAAAAATCCTAATTCCGGCCACGCGTATGACTTAGCGGTAGAGAACTTAAGGGAGTTTGACAACCATTGGGAGCAAACTGGTCACTTTGTTAAATTCTTTAACGATATTTTGCAAAATCAACTTGAAGTTAATCTACACAGTTTGAATGTGGATAATGAAGTAACTTCAACCAATAACGATTGGGTGCTTTCAGATAGCGGTAATGTTTATCTAGTTTACTTGCGTGAAGGTGGCACAACGAATATAGAGATTCCAAATGAGGATACCTATAAGGTTTACTGGTTCAATCCAAGAAGCGGCCAGTTGACAACGGGTAATCAACTTGACGGAATAGGTACTCATAGTATTGGCACTGCCCCAACAGAAGCTAATCAGGACTGGGCAGTAGTCATCAAAGCGGAAGGTATAAATAGCAATGTTCACCCAGATATTGTAAAAGTTCTACCAATTAACCCTAATGATGTTTTACTCGAACCTCAAACTAATTGGATGGATAGTTATTCTATTGGGGATCAATGTTTTTGTGAGTCAACTTTTGACCACAATATTGCCGATATTATGGTTTCGACCGACCATGGAACAATAACGGTTAAAGAAGCTTGTGACCTAATTGGCCCGGGCCCAGGATCGGCTGGCCGTCCCAAATACAATGATATTCAGTGCGGCAACGGCCCGGCAAATGATGCCGGTGATGAGGATTACTGTCCAGGTCGTGTGGATATAGGTAAAGAAGGGTGTG
The DNA window shown above is from Microbulbifer variabilis and carries:
- a CDS encoding DUF5060 domain-containing protein, with amino-acid sequence MNNSSLPLALLITATLAGCGGDSSSGESDNESPPPSTGSDITDPGNGLAISSFTLVNSQGNSDIFSLTDGAEIYLSQVGSQLNIRANSDQAESVIFELAGAQTHNMTENVSPYALFGDDQGDFNHWTPAVGTYTLTATPYSLDDGAGTAGTSASITFTVKQNDGTDPTDPDPDPTDPPGPVDPDDIGHSEHCTVSGTLEKWHRITITCDDLYASENDDATFTDYRYNVIFTQGDLSYTVPGHFAADGNSANTGATEGTKWRAYFSPPTSGKWFFDISMRQGSQVAVDLDTNAGNAISFDGESGYFPVLQSTAPELDMRSKGLLVHKKGTRYLQHLGDKSVYIEGGMDSPENIFGYSGFDNTEKHYNVNSCKGILHSFEPHLGDWNNGDPTWKDGKGKSLIGLVNYIAEKNVNAIYIMANTESGDGCDAHPWTVYDGNHRAFDVSKLDQWEVAMDHMTSKGMLIHFMTQETENNKVLNNGNLGLERKLYYREMISRFGHHPALQWNMGEESTLSQEQHKAIAKYLKDVDPYDHPTLLHTYGGQWDQHYRPLLGNSHFDGPSIQIDNIPSDANHRNAPYQMSRKWLTESQNNNHLWYVTFTEASGGQAPVPHSEVTQVQRVNWMWGSVMGGGAGFEWYLKNPNSGHAYDLAVENLREFDNHWEQTGHFVKFFNDILQNQLEVNLHSLNVDNEVTSTNNDWVLSDSGNVYLVYLREGGTTNIEIPNEDTYKVYWFNPRSGQLTTGNQLDGIGTHSIGTAPTEANQDWAVVIKAEGINSNVHPDIVKVLPINPNDVLLEPQTNWMDSYSIGDQCFCESTFDHNIADIMVSTDHGTITVKEACDLIGPGPGSAGRPKYNDIQCGNGPANDAGDEDYCPGRVDIGKEGCGHIGPRWNFDKLNPDQPEGDYTEQNGLVIMEAENTYSNLGEWVKKNDIGGHTGSSYLEFNGNTPLNGPPKSPLEYTFNITRSGLYYLHLHAAKENLVYEGEFRTDLANDAYFRLEGNYEAGPNAGNSHGKDAPLELLKKDTKFFGGEHNKFIWESGNKFDPGGHNNKRVAVYKLKAGESYKLVMSGRSQKFKVDRIVFRHIDVSKSDAENINNPETVE